In Raphanus sativus cultivar WK10039 chromosome 5, ASM80110v3, whole genome shotgun sequence, the following proteins share a genomic window:
- the LOC130512347 gene encoding protein TIME FOR COFFEE-like isoform X2, which yields MMRMPPTSKQQEEEEAGGAKTTVDDIKRKKPRHVKYDDEENSSSLPSSRAIKPEAEPPLKSQVPLGDELIKRSGSSSVLDSTNPQLRESNVGLDSRSAEKKVNNNLSSKEETVLPPKVESSCFGVRSDGDGAKQSSPEKEKFEIDLMAPPPIRSSSERVGEMECVAAEAEPKVTEVVETEAKPLLKEDGDKATILESGEKKRPRSVAEAEQPHKSEGNCEPKLDLDKSDQMGITTNNHHVQKQPPPPQKQHSVPVKTAQVNSLPLHMSMPGWPGALPTMGYLPSTQGVVPTDTSSLSSAAMQPPPPLLFNQPRPKRCATHCYIARNIQSHQQFTKMNPFWPAAIGSAPLYGTKACNLSLMPPTELQGTVLGRSSNPIPDENSQSTSKSSDTSQRNQILLQQALPPGATNNIMHGPTFIFPVGQQPHGAAAIAAVSVRPPNSCNTSSGATANATSMNGSAPTMSFSYPAMPGNETQYMAILQNNGYPFPVPAHVGAPPAYRGAPGQQPIPFFNGSFYSSSQMIQPPFSQPQKQQQAGQMLQSHAPSNQNGSVSSGSSAAQKHLQNQQLRPHGSSQGYPTHKVQSQSLSFQQRQQPRENATQHSDVVGEDTPSTADGRGSRSNLPHGQNYGMQMQPTNFGLMSSAPPSGGVVVSSSNHGEKKSQQQVSKAGAESFQPQGYAMTFATFNGANSAPSLNMPSTTFQSIPEAARQGYQMMAANVTTQATQQKMNYSAPLEGKSGSNATAKRMEEQRKTEGGASGKTSGVNGGQSIAFSSKHELGDASVSAVPSGSIVDTSRLLNLGSAQPQSSSSMPTSHQHLQQKMMQQHMQQQNQHLQQQHMQRSQSQEPYMYLQKQQRYATSVAASSARTKGPVASNGSGFAADHNITVSPAGTTAKFPNASSGFPQNLSSSQVQSPQWKNNSPRTTNTSQPQSPSVLSPSSSVAPSSAPRNVSHKQQSRPQQSQISFAASSKHTASSGSPLQQVQGGTNNQAPSSPMLVGSPSTSSVSKNTGGSPRTTAPASSAVNKAGQASSTTHSSSQPSKNLQPASIAGRSNGLSVLGNPTTSSGSKSQQQQQLPKHGLQQQQAQLFFSKPYMQSQQQQITMSPSGGYYIQRHQQQPGSAACPPAVSTTGSVTATSDPAKAMVAAGGNNIKGGKTQQHQLGPPGFGLPYVHAVPSAVQVKPVDQKQQSGE from the exons ATGATGAGGATGCCGCCAACATCtaaacaacaagaagaagaggaagcagGTGGTGCCAAAACTACTGTAGATGATATCAAAAGGAAGAAGCCGAGGCATGTCAAGTACGACGACGAGGAGAACAGTTCAAGCTTACCATCATCACGCGCCATTAAGCCCGAGGCCGAACCTCCATTGAAAAGTCAAGTTCCGTTAGGGGATGAGCTAATAAAGAGATCAGGATCCAGCTCGGTGTTGGATTCGACCAATCCACAGCTCAGAGAAAGCAACGTGGGATTAGATTCGAGATCAGCTGAGAAGAAAGTAAATAATAATCTTTCGTCCAAAGAGGAGACTGTATTGCCGCCGAAAGTGGAATCTTCTTGTTTTGGAGTTAGATCTGATGGTGATGGAGCTAAACA AAGCTCGCCGGAGAAGGAGAAGTTTGAGATAGATCTGATG GCGCCACCGCCGATTAGATCGTCATCGGAGAGAGTCGGTGAGATGGAATGTGTGGCAGCAGAAGCGGAACCTAAAGTCACGGAAGTGGTGGAAACG GAAGCTAAGCCACTGCTAAAGGAAGATGGAGATAAGGCGACGATTCTTGAGTCTGGGGAGAAGAAGAGACCTAGATCAGTGGCTGAAGCCGAACAACCTCATAAGTCGGAGGGGAACTGTGAACCTAAACTCGACTTGGATAAATCTGATCAAATGGGTATAACAACGAACAATCATCATGTTCAGAAACAGCCGCCACCACCGCAAAAACAACATTCTGTTCCAGTTAAAACTG CTCAAGTTAACTCATTGCCTCTACATATGTCGATGCCTGGCTGGCCTGGAGCTCTTCCTACAATGGG ATATTTGCCGTCTACACAAGGAGTTGTCCCTACGGATACTAGCTCCTTATCATCTGCGGCCATGCAG cctcctcctcctctactTTTTAACCAACCGAGGCCTAAGAGATGTGCAACACACTGCTACATCGCTCGAAACATTCAATCACATCAGCAATTCACCAAGATGAATCCTTTCTGGCCTGCAGCAATTGGCTCAGCTCCGTTGTATGGGACCAAGGCCTGCAATCTCAGTCTCATGCCTCCCACAGAACTACAGGGGACTGTTTTAGGAAGAAGTTCCAACCCAATTCcagatgaaaactcccaatctacTTCTAAAAGCTCGGATACAAGTCAGAGAAATCAAATACTGCTCCAACAAGCTCTGCCTCCCGGTGCAACTAATAACATCATg CATGGTCCTACATTCATTTTCCCCGTGGGCCAACAGCCTCATGGAGCTGCTGCAATAGCTGCCGTATCTGTCAGACCTCCGAATAGTTGCAACACATCTTCTGGTGCGACAGCTAATGCAACCTCAATGAATGGTTCTGCACCAACAATGAGCTTCAGTTATCCAGCCATGCCGGGGAATGAAACGCAATACATGGCCATCTTGCAGAACAATGGCTATCCATTTCCAGTCCCAGCACATGTTGGTGCACCACCTGCTTATAGAGGAGCTCCTGGGCAGCAGCCAATACCATTTTTTAATGGTTCGTTCTATTCCTCCTCCCAAATGATCCAGCCTCCTTTTTCTCAGCCACAGAAGCAGCAGCAAGCTGGTCAAATGCTCCAGAGCCATGCTCCAAGCAACCAGAATGGAAGTGTCTCCTCTGGTTCCTCAGCAGCACAAAAACATCTGCAGAACCAACAGCTGAGACCTCACGGGAGCTCTCAAGGATATCCAACTCATAAAGTCCAATCTCAGTCTTTGAGTTTCCAGCAAAGGCAGCAACCGAGAGAGAATGCGACTCAACATAGCGACGTTGTAGGAGAAGATACCCCATCAACCGCTGATGGCCGGGGTTCTCGTTCCAATCTTCCCCATGGCCAAAACTATGGTATGCAGATGCAACCAACTAACTTTGGTTTGATGAGTTCAGCACCCCCAAGTGGTGGAGTGGTCGTATCTTCCAGCAATCATGGTGAAAAGAAGTCACAACAGCAGGTTTCAAAGGCTGGTGCGGAATCGTTTCAGCCCCAGGGCTATGCTATGACCTTCGCTACGTTCAATGGAGCTAATAGCGCTCCTTCCCTGAACATGCCATCAACCACGTTCCAGAGTATTCCGGAAGCAGCAAGGCAAGGCTATCAAATGATGGCAGCGAATGTTACTACTCAGGCGACGCAGCAGAAAATGAACTACAGTGCTCCTTTAGAAGGAAAATCCGGCTCTAACGCTACTGCTAAGAGGATggaagaacaaagaaaaacagaaggAGGAGCTTCAGGGAAAACGAGTGGTGTGAATGGTGGACAGTCTATTGCTTTCTCTAGCAAACACGAGTTGGGTGATGCATCTGTTTCTGCTGTTCCGAGTGGTAGCATCGTCGATACATCCCGTTTGCTCAACCTTGGTTCTGCTCAGCCACAGAGCTCCAGTTCTATGCCGACGTCTCATCAACATCTGCAACAGAAGATGATGCAGCAGCATATGCAACAGCAGAATCAGCACCTGCAGCAGCAGCATATGCAACGTAGTCAATCTCAGGAACCTTATATGTATCTCCAGAAGCAGCAACGGTATGCAACTTCGGTCGCTGCTTCTTCTGCTAGAACCAAAGGGCCTGTGGCGAGTAATGGGAGTGGTTTTGCTGCTGATCACAATATCACCGTATCACCAGCGGGAACCACCGCTAAATTCCCAAATGCCAGTTCAGGGTTTCCTCAAAACCTTAGCAGCAGTCAGGTGCAGTCTCCTCAGTGGAAAAACAACTCGCCCAGGACGACAAACACTTCCCAACCTCAGTCTCCTTCCGTACTTTCACCATCATCATCTGTTGCTCCTTCGTCTGCCCCGAGAAACGTATCGCATAAACAGCAAAGCCGCCCGCAGCAGTCGCAGATATCTTTTGCAGCAAGTTCAAAACATACAGCTTCTTCTGGTTCACCACTGCAGCAGGTGCAAGGAGGTACCAACAATCAGGCTCCGTCTTCTCCCATGTTAGTTGGGTCACCTTCTACGTCTTCGGTCTCCAAAAACACCGGCGGGAGCCCAAGAACAACTGCTCCGGCTTCTTCAGCGGTGAACAAAGCTGGACAAGCTTCCTCTACTACTCACTCATCATCTCAGCCGTCCAAGAACTTGCAGCCTGCGTCCATAGCTGGAAGGAGTAATGGTCTTTCAGTTCTTGGAAACCCCACCACGAGCTCTGGATCCAAGtcccaacaacaacaacagttgCCAAAGCATGGGTTGCAGCAGCAGCAAGCGCAGCTATTCTTTTCTAAGCCATATATGCAATCTCAACAGCAGCAGATCACTATGTCTCCTTCTGGTGGTTATTACATTCAAAGACATCAGCAACAACCAGGTTCTGCAGCGTGTCCTCCAGCTGTTAGCACCACGGGATCCGTTACTGCCACGTCAGATCCAGCAAAAGCCATGGTTGCAGCAGGAGGCAATAACATAAAAGGAGGGAAGACGCAGCAACATCAGCTAGGGCCTCCGGGGTTCGGGCTTCCGTATGTTCACGCGGTTCCCTCTGCAGTTCAAGTTAAACCTGTAGATCAGAAGCAACAATCGGGTGAGTGA
- the LOC130512347 gene encoding protein TIME FOR COFFEE-like isoform X1 has translation MDRNREGRRVPMSAVGNGLSRRRHRAGSFRDSPEDEGPVELPEAARLRDRTKKERDREREHRERDRLHSRSKRRRGEQRLIMAHGNLDDDDDSSEESVNDDEEYNDGGATAKTTLPPANNIFSSSLSNNHQRKHFPPTTKSFRSPPSPAAAPSWKAADEMIGVAVPRKARSACTKRPHESWASNATTNGDHRTTSPARVLASPSPPPPAPTSPSSSNTKRKFASDLKTKQKQLPPKKLSSSSSSPVAVQDEIEIEIAEVLYGMMRMPPTSKQQEEEEAGGAKTTVDDIKRKKPRHVKYDDEENSSSLPSSRAIKPEAEPPLKSQVPLGDELIKRSGSSSVLDSTNPQLRESNVGLDSRSAEKKVNNNLSSKEETVLPPKVESSCFGVRSDGDGAKQSSPEKEKFEIDLMAPPPIRSSSERVGEMECVAAEAEPKVTEVVETEAKPLLKEDGDKATILESGEKKRPRSVAEAEQPHKSEGNCEPKLDLDKSDQMGITTNNHHVQKQPPPPQKQHSVPVKTAQVNSLPLHMSMPGWPGALPTMGYLPSTQGVVPTDTSSLSSAAMQPPPPLLFNQPRPKRCATHCYIARNIQSHQQFTKMNPFWPAAIGSAPLYGTKACNLSLMPPTELQGTVLGRSSNPIPDENSQSTSKSSDTSQRNQILLQQALPPGATNNIMHGPTFIFPVGQQPHGAAAIAAVSVRPPNSCNTSSGATANATSMNGSAPTMSFSYPAMPGNETQYMAILQNNGYPFPVPAHVGAPPAYRGAPGQQPIPFFNGSFYSSSQMIQPPFSQPQKQQQAGQMLQSHAPSNQNGSVSSGSSAAQKHLQNQQLRPHGSSQGYPTHKVQSQSLSFQQRQQPRENATQHSDVVGEDTPSTADGRGSRSNLPHGQNYGMQMQPTNFGLMSSAPPSGGVVVSSSNHGEKKSQQQVSKAGAESFQPQGYAMTFATFNGANSAPSLNMPSTTFQSIPEAARQGYQMMAANVTTQATQQKMNYSAPLEGKSGSNATAKRMEEQRKTEGGASGKTSGVNGGQSIAFSSKHELGDASVSAVPSGSIVDTSRLLNLGSAQPQSSSSMPTSHQHLQQKMMQQHMQQQNQHLQQQHMQRSQSQEPYMYLQKQQRYATSVAASSARTKGPVASNGSGFAADHNITVSPAGTTAKFPNASSGFPQNLSSSQVQSPQWKNNSPRTTNTSQPQSPSVLSPSSSVAPSSAPRNVSHKQQSRPQQSQISFAASSKHTASSGSPLQQVQGGTNNQAPSSPMLVGSPSTSSVSKNTGGSPRTTAPASSAVNKAGQASSTTHSSSQPSKNLQPASIAGRSNGLSVLGNPTTSSGSKSQQQQQLPKHGLQQQQAQLFFSKPYMQSQQQQITMSPSGGYYIQRHQQQPGSAACPPAVSTTGSVTATSDPAKAMVAAGGNNIKGGKTQQHQLGPPGFGLPYVHAVPSAVQVKPVDQKQQSGE, from the exons atggatagAAACAGAGAAGGTAGAAGAGTACCCATGTCTGCTGTCGGAAACGGCTTGTCACGGCGGAGACATAGAGCCGGAAGCTTCAGAGACTCTCcag AGGATGAAGGTCCGGTGGAGTTACCGGAGGCGGCGAGGCTGAGAGATCGTACGAAGAAGGAACGAGATCGGGAACGTGAACACAGGGAGAGAGATCGGTTACATAGCCGGAGCAAAAGGAGAAGAGGCGAACAACGTTTGATAATGGCTCACGGTAATTtagacgacgacgacgacagCTCGGAAGAGAGTGTCAACGACGATGAAGAATACAACGACGGCGGAGCCACGGCGAAGACGACGCTTCCTCCGGCGAATAATATATTCTCATCGTCTCTTTCAAACAACCACCAGAGGAAACACTTTCCGCCGACGACGAAAAGTTTCAGATCGCCACCGTCTCCGGCGGCGGCGCCGTCGTGGAAGGCGGCGGATGAGATGATAGGCGTAGCGGTTCCTAGGAAAGCACGGTCAG CTTGTACAAAGAGACCGCATGAATCATGGGCGTCTAATGCTACTACTAACGGTGACCACAGGACGACGTCTCCAGCTAGAGTCTTAGCGTCTCCCTCACCACCACCTCCAGCTCCTACTTCTCCATCTTCATCCAATACTAAAAGAAAGTTTGCTTCTGATTTGAAGACAAAACAGAAGCAGCTCCCGCCGAAGAagttatcatcatcatcatcatctccggTGGCTGTTCAAGACGAGATTGAGATAGAGATCGCAGAGGTGTTGTACGGTATGATGAGGATGCCGCCAACATCtaaacaacaagaagaagaggaagcagGTGGTGCCAAAACTACTGTAGATGATATCAAAAGGAAGAAGCCGAGGCATGTCAAGTACGACGACGAGGAGAACAGTTCAAGCTTACCATCATCACGCGCCATTAAGCCCGAGGCCGAACCTCCATTGAAAAGTCAAGTTCCGTTAGGGGATGAGCTAATAAAGAGATCAGGATCCAGCTCGGTGTTGGATTCGACCAATCCACAGCTCAGAGAAAGCAACGTGGGATTAGATTCGAGATCAGCTGAGAAGAAAGTAAATAATAATCTTTCGTCCAAAGAGGAGACTGTATTGCCGCCGAAAGTGGAATCTTCTTGTTTTGGAGTTAGATCTGATGGTGATGGAGCTAAACA AAGCTCGCCGGAGAAGGAGAAGTTTGAGATAGATCTGATG GCGCCACCGCCGATTAGATCGTCATCGGAGAGAGTCGGTGAGATGGAATGTGTGGCAGCAGAAGCGGAACCTAAAGTCACGGAAGTGGTGGAAACG GAAGCTAAGCCACTGCTAAAGGAAGATGGAGATAAGGCGACGATTCTTGAGTCTGGGGAGAAGAAGAGACCTAGATCAGTGGCTGAAGCCGAACAACCTCATAAGTCGGAGGGGAACTGTGAACCTAAACTCGACTTGGATAAATCTGATCAAATGGGTATAACAACGAACAATCATCATGTTCAGAAACAGCCGCCACCACCGCAAAAACAACATTCTGTTCCAGTTAAAACTG CTCAAGTTAACTCATTGCCTCTACATATGTCGATGCCTGGCTGGCCTGGAGCTCTTCCTACAATGGG ATATTTGCCGTCTACACAAGGAGTTGTCCCTACGGATACTAGCTCCTTATCATCTGCGGCCATGCAG cctcctcctcctctactTTTTAACCAACCGAGGCCTAAGAGATGTGCAACACACTGCTACATCGCTCGAAACATTCAATCACATCAGCAATTCACCAAGATGAATCCTTTCTGGCCTGCAGCAATTGGCTCAGCTCCGTTGTATGGGACCAAGGCCTGCAATCTCAGTCTCATGCCTCCCACAGAACTACAGGGGACTGTTTTAGGAAGAAGTTCCAACCCAATTCcagatgaaaactcccaatctacTTCTAAAAGCTCGGATACAAGTCAGAGAAATCAAATACTGCTCCAACAAGCTCTGCCTCCCGGTGCAACTAATAACATCATg CATGGTCCTACATTCATTTTCCCCGTGGGCCAACAGCCTCATGGAGCTGCTGCAATAGCTGCCGTATCTGTCAGACCTCCGAATAGTTGCAACACATCTTCTGGTGCGACAGCTAATGCAACCTCAATGAATGGTTCTGCACCAACAATGAGCTTCAGTTATCCAGCCATGCCGGGGAATGAAACGCAATACATGGCCATCTTGCAGAACAATGGCTATCCATTTCCAGTCCCAGCACATGTTGGTGCACCACCTGCTTATAGAGGAGCTCCTGGGCAGCAGCCAATACCATTTTTTAATGGTTCGTTCTATTCCTCCTCCCAAATGATCCAGCCTCCTTTTTCTCAGCCACAGAAGCAGCAGCAAGCTGGTCAAATGCTCCAGAGCCATGCTCCAAGCAACCAGAATGGAAGTGTCTCCTCTGGTTCCTCAGCAGCACAAAAACATCTGCAGAACCAACAGCTGAGACCTCACGGGAGCTCTCAAGGATATCCAACTCATAAAGTCCAATCTCAGTCTTTGAGTTTCCAGCAAAGGCAGCAACCGAGAGAGAATGCGACTCAACATAGCGACGTTGTAGGAGAAGATACCCCATCAACCGCTGATGGCCGGGGTTCTCGTTCCAATCTTCCCCATGGCCAAAACTATGGTATGCAGATGCAACCAACTAACTTTGGTTTGATGAGTTCAGCACCCCCAAGTGGTGGAGTGGTCGTATCTTCCAGCAATCATGGTGAAAAGAAGTCACAACAGCAGGTTTCAAAGGCTGGTGCGGAATCGTTTCAGCCCCAGGGCTATGCTATGACCTTCGCTACGTTCAATGGAGCTAATAGCGCTCCTTCCCTGAACATGCCATCAACCACGTTCCAGAGTATTCCGGAAGCAGCAAGGCAAGGCTATCAAATGATGGCAGCGAATGTTACTACTCAGGCGACGCAGCAGAAAATGAACTACAGTGCTCCTTTAGAAGGAAAATCCGGCTCTAACGCTACTGCTAAGAGGATggaagaacaaagaaaaacagaaggAGGAGCTTCAGGGAAAACGAGTGGTGTGAATGGTGGACAGTCTATTGCTTTCTCTAGCAAACACGAGTTGGGTGATGCATCTGTTTCTGCTGTTCCGAGTGGTAGCATCGTCGATACATCCCGTTTGCTCAACCTTGGTTCTGCTCAGCCACAGAGCTCCAGTTCTATGCCGACGTCTCATCAACATCTGCAACAGAAGATGATGCAGCAGCATATGCAACAGCAGAATCAGCACCTGCAGCAGCAGCATATGCAACGTAGTCAATCTCAGGAACCTTATATGTATCTCCAGAAGCAGCAACGGTATGCAACTTCGGTCGCTGCTTCTTCTGCTAGAACCAAAGGGCCTGTGGCGAGTAATGGGAGTGGTTTTGCTGCTGATCACAATATCACCGTATCACCAGCGGGAACCACCGCTAAATTCCCAAATGCCAGTTCAGGGTTTCCTCAAAACCTTAGCAGCAGTCAGGTGCAGTCTCCTCAGTGGAAAAACAACTCGCCCAGGACGACAAACACTTCCCAACCTCAGTCTCCTTCCGTACTTTCACCATCATCATCTGTTGCTCCTTCGTCTGCCCCGAGAAACGTATCGCATAAACAGCAAAGCCGCCCGCAGCAGTCGCAGATATCTTTTGCAGCAAGTTCAAAACATACAGCTTCTTCTGGTTCACCACTGCAGCAGGTGCAAGGAGGTACCAACAATCAGGCTCCGTCTTCTCCCATGTTAGTTGGGTCACCTTCTACGTCTTCGGTCTCCAAAAACACCGGCGGGAGCCCAAGAACAACTGCTCCGGCTTCTTCAGCGGTGAACAAAGCTGGACAAGCTTCCTCTACTACTCACTCATCATCTCAGCCGTCCAAGAACTTGCAGCCTGCGTCCATAGCTGGAAGGAGTAATGGTCTTTCAGTTCTTGGAAACCCCACCACGAGCTCTGGATCCAAGtcccaacaacaacaacagttgCCAAAGCATGGGTTGCAGCAGCAGCAAGCGCAGCTATTCTTTTCTAAGCCATATATGCAATCTCAACAGCAGCAGATCACTATGTCTCCTTCTGGTGGTTATTACATTCAAAGACATCAGCAACAACCAGGTTCTGCAGCGTGTCCTCCAGCTGTTAGCACCACGGGATCCGTTACTGCCACGTCAGATCCAGCAAAAGCCATGGTTGCAGCAGGAGGCAATAACATAAAAGGAGGGAAGACGCAGCAACATCAGCTAGGGCCTCCGGGGTTCGGGCTTCCGTATGTTCACGCGGTTCCCTCTGCAGTTCAAGTTAAACCTGTAGATCAGAAGCAACAATCGGGTGAGTGA
- the LOC130512411 gene encoding uncharacterized protein LOC130512411, giving the protein MEIESVRCECCGLMEDCTQDYISEVKSNFDNKWLCGLCSEAVRDEVSRRKMTTVDEAVRAHMSFCGKFKDNPAVLVADGMRQMLRRRSGDLTSSASKKVGRSNSTKLY; this is encoded by the coding sequence atGGAGATAGAATCTGTGAGATGCGAGTGTTGCGGATTGATGGAAGACTGCACACAAGACTACATTAGTGAAGTCAAATCTAACTTCGACAACAAATGGCTCTGTGGTCTCTGCTCTGAGGCCGTGAGAGACGAAGTGAGTCGCCGGAAGATGACTACCGTTGATGAAGCTGTTAGGGCTCACATGTCCTTTTGTGGGAAGTTTAAAGATAATCCGGCGGTTCTTGTCGCCGACGGTATGAGGCAGATGCTAAGGAGGAGATCCGGCGACTTGACTTCCTCTGCTTCCAAGAAAGTTGGCAGATCTAACTCCACCAAGCTGTACTAA
- the LOC108856231 gene encoding pentatricopeptide repeat-containing protein At3g22670, mitochondrial translates to MLAKLRISKLLSSSLPRRIYQRRFLATRNAFSNSEESPESPELPSWIKDFLSNKPSSSSNPISSSSSDEDFVIPSLASWVETQKLGRQEPSPGNIAPIEDIDKVSDFLNKKGASHEDIVKALTKCDDVVVVSDTLVLQVLRRFSNGWNQAYAFFTWAKSQTGYTHSSQAYNAMVDVLGKCRNFDLMWGLVDEMSELVTLDTMSKVMRRLAKSGKYSEAVDAFLEMEMKYGVRRDTNAMNSLMDALVKENSIEHAHEAFLKMFDTVKPDSRTFNILVHGFCKARRFDDARTMMDLMKVAGFGLDVVTYTSFVEGYCKEGDFRRVDEVLEEMRESGVKPNVVTYTIVMHSLGKARQVAEALGVYEKMKEDGCVPDAKFYSSLIHILSKTGRFKDAVEIFEDMTSQGVSRDVLVYNTMISSAVHHSRDEMALRLLKRMEEEGSCSPNVETYAPLLKMCCQKKKMKLLGVLLHHMVRKDVSIDVATYILLIRGLCMSGKVEVACLFFEEAMRKGMVPRDSTCKMLVEELEKKGMGEAKLKIQSLVQSKVVMTKSESPLPVA, encoded by the coding sequence ATGCTCGCAAAGCTCCGGATTAGTAAGCTTCTCTCATCTTCCTTACCTCGGAGAATCTATCAACGGCGGTTCCTGGCAACGCGCAATGCCTTCTCCAACTCCGAGGAGTCACCCGAGTCGCCGGAGCTTCCGTCTTGGATCAAAGACTTCCTCTCAAACAAACCTTCCTCTTCTTCAAATccaatctcctcctcctcctccgacgaAGACTTCGTCATCCCTTCCTTAGCGAGCTGGGTCGAGACCCAGAAGCTCGGCCGCCAAGAACCCTCACCTGGAAACATCGCACCGATAGAAGATATCGATAAAGTCTCCGACTTTCTCAACAAGAAGGGAGCTTCTCACGAAGACATCGTCAAGGCCCTGACCAAATGCGACGACGTCGTTGTGGTCTCAGATACTCTGGTTCTGCAAGTTCTGAGGAGATTCAGCAACGGGTGGAACCAAGCTTACGCCTTTTTCACTTGGGCAAAATCGCAAACAGGTTATACGCACTCCTCCCAAGCTTACAACGCGATGGTTGACGTCTTGGGGAAGTGCAGGAACTTCGATTTGATGTGGGGACTAGTAGATGAGATGTCCGAGCTCGTCACGCTCGATACGATGAGTAAAGTTATGAGGAGGCTGGCCAAGTCAGGGAAGTATAGTGAAGCTGTTGACGCGTTTCTAGAGATGGAGATGAAGTACGGTGTGAGGAGAGATACTAATGCTATGAACAGTTTGATGGATGCACTTGTGAAGGAGAACAGTATAGAGCATGCTCATGAGGCGTTTCTGAAGATGTTTGATACGGTTAAACCGGATTCTAGGACGTTTAACATTTTGGTTCATGGGTTTTGTAAAGCTAGGAGGTTTGATGATGCTAGGACGATGATGGATTTGATGAAGGTTGCTGGGTTTGGTCTTGATGTTGTTACGTACACTAGCTTTGTTGAGGGTTATTGTAAGGAAGGGGATTTTAGGAGAGTTGATGAGGTGTTGGAGGAGATGAGAGAGAGCGGGGTTAAGCCTAATGTTGTGACTTATACGATTGTGATGCATTCTTTGGGGAAAGCTAGACAAGTAGCTGAAGCTTTGGGAGTGTatgagaagatgaaagaagacGGGTGTGTTCCTGATGCTAAGTTTTATAGCTCGTTGATACATATTCTGTCTAAGACTGGTAGGTTTAAGGATGCGGTGGAGATATTCGAGGACATGACGAGTCAAGGGGTTTCTCGTGATGTTTTGGTGTACAATACGATGATATCATCTGCGGTTCATCACTCGCGAGATGAGATGGCTTTACGTTTGCTTAAGAGGATGGAGGAGGAGGGGTCGTGTAGTCCAAACGTTGAGACTTATGCGCCGTTGCTGAAGATGTGTtgccagaagaagaagatgaagctgCTTGGGGTCTTGTTACATCACATGGTGAGAAAGGATGTGAGTATCGACGTGGCGACGTATATACTTCTCATTAGAGGGTTGTGTATGAGCGGGAAAGTAGAAGTGGCTTGCTTGTTCTTTGAGGAGGCGATGAGGAAAGGAATGGTTCCTAGAGATAGCACTTGTAAAATGCTGGTGGAGGAGCTGGAGAAGAAAGGTATGGGAGAAGCAAAACTCAAGATTCAGAGTTTGGTTCAATCCAAAGTTGTGATGACCAAGTCAGAAAGTCCTTTACCTGTTGCGTAA
- the LOC108856232 gene encoding protein RDM1 yields the protein MQNALTMNPRASDDSSSSEVEAEISDGLSPLNRSHRAVVEDEASLVMRAEMYQGYMKELPIPMNRGSVIPFTSWVGLGFSIKQLYGQPLHYLTNVLLRRWDQSRLGSDSEFQSLDLIVHPCKAEATVWLVEEIHRLTSSHLHIAQLWGSDPVYHSLIDPIVPELPRS from the exons ATGCAAAACGCACTGACGATGAACCCACGAGCATCAGATGATTCCAGTTCTTCCGAAGTCGAAGCTGAGATCAGCGACGGCCTTTCTCCGCTAAACAGATCTCACAGAGCCGTCGTCGAGGATGAAG CTTCGCTGGTGATGAGAGCAGAGATGTATCAAGGCTACATGAAGGAGCTTCCCATTCCGATGAACCGCGGTTCGGTTATTCCCTTCACGAGTTGGGTTGGTTTAGGCTTCTCGATCAAACAGCTTTACGGTCAGCCTTTGCATTACCTCACGAACGTTCTGTTACGACGTTGGGACCAATCAAGACTCGGGTCTGATTCGGAGTTCCAGAGTTTGGATCTCATCGTGCATCCTTGTAAAGCTGAAGCCACCGTCTGGCTCGTTGAAGAAATCCATCGTCtcacttcttctcatcttcACATCGCTCAGCTTTGGGGATCTGATCCTGTGTACCACTCTTTGATTGATCCCATCGTTCCTGAGCTACCACGATCATGA